Part of the Capricornis sumatraensis isolate serow.1 chromosome 9, serow.2, whole genome shotgun sequence genome, ATTAGGGAGATGTCCCACCTCTTTTCCTGGTATGACAGGAAGTCCTGCCCTTTTTACATATGGGACAGGAAATCCTGCCTATGTCTGACATAAACTAGGGAGATAATGTCCCACCTCTTCTCCTGGTGTAACAGGAAGTCCCACTCCTTTCAGATATAGGACAGGAAATCCAACCTATGTCTGACATAAGCTAGAGCCACGCCCTGCCTCTTTTCCTGGTATATTGAAATCCTACCCCCCTTTCCAATATGGCCCCCCCCCCGCCTTTCCCTGGTGATAATGGGAAGCCATATTCCTTCGCTTAGGAGTCTTGCCCATTTCAGACACAGGGGTGGGAGAAGTcacccatttgtgtgtgtgtgatggaatgAGAAGACCCACACTTTTGGCTGGTTTAGTGGGAAACAACAGCCTCCCTTCTATATGCGATAAAGCATGGAGGATTTCCCTCCCCCCTTGCACCCTCTGCCCTCAGTGGTGACCCCCTCACCCATCCACTTCGGCCCCACAGATCAGCCTGGGAGAGCTGATTCGGGTCAGGGGCCTGCAGCTGAGCTCACCAGCCTTCATGAGCAGTGCTTACGCGGCCATGATCTACAAGCAGCTGGGCGCCTTCATCTTTGGCGGCCTGGCCAGCTTCTCCCTGACCAGTATCACCAAGATAACCACAGGTCAACTGCGGCCCCACTTCCTGGCCACGTGCCTGCCTGATCCAACCTCCTTCGACTGTGAGGACGGCTACATCACCAACTACAGCTGCACAGGGCATCCTGAAGACGTCCTCGATGCCAGGCGCgtgggtgggcagggaggagaaCCCAGGAggtgtccccaccccaccccactccacccccagctGATATCCATGCTCCCCCTGCCCATCCCCTAGGATGTCCTTCTATTCTGAGAATGCCTCCTTGGGGAGGTACTGCATGGTGTATCTGGTGGTGAGTGTTGGTGGGAGGTGAGCTGCACACCCAGCAAGGCCAGAAAGTGCTCCattgttccccccacccccaccatcccatGGTCAGTGcccacagtgccaggcacagctCCCACAGAGCTTGTGTGTTCCCCGAGTCAGAAGGGCAAGAGTGGGGTTGGCCCATCTCCTCTTAAGATTCATTCAGCGTCCTGGTCCCAGAATAGCAACTTGCAGAACCCTCtgttccccccgcccccaaccggCCCCTGCCCTTGCAGCTGGAGAGGGCTCATGCCAGGCTGGGTCTGTGCCCAGGACTGGGCTCCACCAAGGACAGCAGGAAGGGAAATCACCTAAGACCCAGCTGAGGTGAAGATCTAATATTTAGGTAATAAaatggcaggaagggaagggggggTGGGAGTAGGGCGGAGGGAGTTGCCTCTGGGAAGGAGCCAACAACTCAGGAGCATAGATTTGGGTGGCAGAAGCAGATTAGAGCCAGCCCAAAGCACCCAAGCTCAGTGGTGGGCAGACAGAATGACACAGAGGCTCCAGCCACCGGGGCACGTGACGGTCACACAACTGCCTTTACACCAGCAATGTTTTCTCCCTGAAAGCGGATTCAGCTGCCAGCTCCCCCAAACCATCCCTGCCCCTTTGCATTTTAAGACAAAGTAATTACAGCTTCCTGTAGTGATAAAAGCGCAGGGTTTTGGAGGTGGATGTACATGCTCTATTCCCAGCCGCAACTTTGTGTGACACTAGGTGAGaccttgaacctcagtttcctcatatgtttGGAAATAGCACTTGCCTCCTAGAGGTGTGGTTTCATGAGTTAACACATAGATGAACTGATATCCTCAAAGGACTTAGAACAGGATCTGGCCTAAAGGTCACTATTAATCATTAATAACAAGCAAAACAGACTCCCTTCGTCCCCGGGATGGGGCGGTGGTTGGGGGACTGGGTGCACGCCAACATGCCAACGTGCACAGACAGACCACACACAACTCAGAGGCCGGCCTTGGTCTGATTTTTGTACGGAGTGGACAATTTCATGAACAGAATATTCTGGATCTCGAGGAATTCCCCCACCTCTTAAGTGTCCCTCAAGTGCCCACAGTTGATCTCTCCCTGAAACACACAAGCACCACTGTCCCGTTCTTCTTGCTCATCTCAAGGAAGTAAATTTCACCTGAtgggattttttgttttctgttttccatttcaaaATCAAGAGCCCAAACTCTGCTCCTTGAGGGTTTGCCAATGAGGCCACCCTGCTTCGATTGGAGACCTGACGCAGGAAGTGGCAGTGCCCACTCACAGCTTGAGCCTACCCGGAGGGTCTCACCTGACTCAGGAAATCATTCACCACCTAACAATTCTCCCAACGCTAGCATGTAGTTAAGAGCACACAGTTCTCTTACAGTGATGGACACAGCCCCTACCCTCTTTAGAAGCTGAAATACATTTCCATACAAAACTGGCAGGTTCAGATAGAAAACACGGGTGGGCACAAAAATGCAGCCCCGGGGTGGAGTCCCTCTGATTACCCTCTCCCAGGGTTTCAAGGCACTGCCACCCGCCTTCCAGCTCTACATACAGGCTGGTTCCTGGGGACAGAAAATCTGGCTCTTACGGCCCACCATCCAGCTCCTTTTCTTGTCCCTGGCTCTGCTGACTGGCTACATCCGGGTCTTGGACCACTGGCACCACCCCTGCGATGCTTTCTTCGGCTTCTTTCAGGGAGCTTTGATGGCTTTCTGGGTAGTAAGTGATGCCATGGGACACCTGGGTACAGGGAGGGTCTGCTTGTCTGGGAGCCCTTGGGTATGCCTGGCACTCCTCATCTCCCAGGAAGGGAGTGCAGGAGAGGCCAGACTGGAGTGGGGGAATGGCCATGGAATGAAGGTGATGTCAGCCCACCACAACCTCTCTCGGCTTCATCCCTGCAGGTTTTCTACATCTCAGGCAATGCCAAGTCCCAGAACCACCTATGCTCTGTGTGCCACgttcctccccacttcccctctcTGTATTCCTCCCCCGCAGACCCTCAGGGAACCCAAGGCATGCCCTGAtgcagagaaagacagagggcaCCCTCTGCTTTCCAGGGCCTGTGCTCCCCAGGGGGGGCTGTCCCTCCCCAGGTGGGCTAGTCCAGGAAGCCCCACCTGTTTGGAGCTCAGTCCTGACCCCAGATCAGCCCTGCCCTGGAGGGGTGACACAGGAAGTCCCATTTTCCTGGGGCTGAACCCCAAATTAGCCCTTCCCAGCAGGGCCACTTCCACTTCATGTTTTTACGTTTTCTTGCTATATTAAAGAATGAAATGCCAACACCGGGTTTATGAATTCTTGAGAGATATTAACATGGATTGATAGACTTTGTATATCAATCTGGGAACCATGCCCCAGGGATCAATTGTAACGTCTGATAATCTCGAAAGTCTCAGTCAGGTTTCTCGACTTTGGTTATTGCTGTTAGTTTTcagggccagataattctttgctgcAGGGGCCATTTCAGTGCACTGTAGGCCAGTGAGCAGCCTCCATAGACTCCACCCACCGGGTGCCAATCACAACCCCAGGTTGTAGTGGAGGGGGAGTCAGTCCCAGCTGAGAATTTCTGGGTTAGGGGATTCTGTGGAGCTCCCTCAAGAGACCGCGCTCCATAATTATCTGACCGACTGAAGTCCCAGGATGCTACACATATTTAAATAACAGAAGAGGTGATTCACTgatcctggggtgggggcgggggtcacCTTATTTGTATGATCTGATCCATCAGGAATTTATTTTGATGTCTTCttgttgttgtgttagtcattcagtcatgaccgactctttgcgaccccatgtactgtagcctgccaggctcctctgctccttTGAAAATTCCttgcctggaattttccaggcaagaatactggaatggcttgtcctttccttctccaggggatcttccctaaccagagatcaaacccctgcAGTGCTCTGGTGTCTAGTGTGAACCTAAAGGTCCaactcaattttgttttttttctcaaataattaaCACAGGATTTCTTAGCCTTgaacagcagtccccaacctttttggcaccagggactggtttcgtagaagacaatttttccatggaccagggcgGGTCGGGGGAAGGTCTGGGGACGATTCAAGCACCTTACATTtcctgtgcactttatttctattactattacatcagctccacctaagatcatcaggcattagacccTGGGGTTTGGGAACTGATCCCTGGCCTTGATCCCTATTGATATTTGGACCAGATAATTCTTATAGTAGAGGGCGACTGTCCTGCCTGTGCACCCTAGAATGCTCAGCAACACCGACTTACCAGGTGCCAGTagcacacccacatacacacacacgcacacgcaaaCCATTTAGGCATAACTAAAAACGTCCCAGGACATTGCCAAGTGTCCCTGCCCTGTGGAGAACCACAAAATTGGAAGCCACTGGTGAGAACTGTGAGGTCCCAGCCCTTCCAAAGGCCTGGCCAAACCCACCCCTACCCCGAAGTAGCCAGAAGCCACAGAGGATGTGGAGGCTTCCTGGGATGTCAGAGCGGGAGGCTGCCAGCAGAAGCCGGCCCCAACAGGGGCAGCACAGGCAGTCTAGCCCAGTGTCACAATAATAATTGCAATACCAATAGCTACAACTTACTGTTCACTCTCCCGGGGGACCCTGGGGCGGGCTTTCGGGCCCTCCCAACTGTCTAGAGGGCAGGCATTCTTGATGGCTCCATCTTGCAAGAAATTCAGCAGGGGGAGGCCAAGTGACCTGTGCAAGGTCATGTACTAACTACAAAAGCAAAGGCAGGGCGATGACTTGTAATAAATTGTAACAGTGGAACAGGAAGGTGTCGAGCTGGGGGGAGCAAGGCAGCCCCCCACCTCGGAGGGGCCCCCTATTCCCCGGCAATCTGTAATCCAgctataagtattttttttaacttttttaatttttgatagaaaatgaagtcgctcagttgtgtccaactctttgcgaccccatcgactgtagcctaccaggttccaccatccatgggattttccaggcaagaatactggagtgggttgccatttccttctccacagctaTGTCTTAATCACTGATGTTCGACTCCAGGCAACGCTGAGGATGACCCAACCTGCGACAGACTCAGAGCCCAACAGAGGTGTCCGGGAGGAGTGCAcagtccccccccccccgcaccccaacacacacacacacacctccgtCGGCTTCCAGAAGCATCCGCAGTCGAACATGGAAGGCAAATCGTGGTTTTACTTACTACGCAGCTTCAATAGAAGTCCAGCAGGAACCgaccgcctcccacctccccaaaCAGACGGCTCCTCTGGAGCGGCCAGTTCGGTCCCTACCATGAGCCCTCGTGGTTAAGGTGAGCGTTTCTGGAGAATGACAACGAAACGGAATGGGAAGGGAGGCTTGAGccggagaaactgaggcagcgtCGTTCGCGGCGGGGGCGGGAGCGGGGAGAGGCTGAATCTCCCCGCTGCATGTTTACCgagctctctccctccctctcggCCACCCCACCCGCCTCCCCACCCAATCCCGGCAAATCCCAGGTTGCCAGGCCGGgctggcggcgggaggggtgggaCGGAGGAAGAGGGTACTGAGGGCGCCCGAGAGGCCTCGCCCCCACTGCCCGGAGTTGGGGGTAAAAGGGGGTCCAGCGCGCCCCCATTCCCGGGAGGTctctgggaggcaggggagggataGCCTTCCCTCCCCGCACCCTCCGTCCCGGGGCGGGACCAGGGGGCGGAGCGGGCCGGTGACCGGGCCGTGACGCGAGCCCCGCCTGCTCATATAGAGGCGCCCCGGGGGCGCAGGAACCGTGCTTCTCCGCCGCCTTCGCCGCCGCAGTTCGCAGCATCAGCACCAGCGCCGCCGCGTCCAGCATCAGCGCCACAGCCATGCGGGAGATTGTGCACCTGCAGGCCGGCCAGTGCGGCAACCAGATCGGAGCCAAGGTGCGCGGGGGGACCGGGCCCTGGGAGGATGCCGAGCGCGGTCCACTGAGCCCCGCAGCGCTCCTCCACTGTGCGGGGGCCAGGTCCCTCAGGAAGCCAGCACCCCAGGGACGGTGGGGGAGGGGCGCGAAGGGCAGGGCCAAGCTGGGAAACAAAGAACTGATGGGGGTGGGGCCCTGCCTTCTGTCCGCTCGCCACAGCTGGCTTCACAGCTGGCCCGCTGGCCCCTCCACAGGCACAAAGAGACCCCGCCCTTGCCCACGGCAGCAGCCAGGGAGAGCTGCCCCCACTGGCCGTCTTGGCTGGGGTGTTGAATCTGCttcaccccgcccccacctctcCCTACTTGCTGCCTCATCCTCGCCTGCCCACCCTGCGACCCGGTCCCCCACTCATCTTGCTGGGGGACAGGTGGCAGCCAGGGAGGTGATTGGGGATCCTGAGCTCAGAAGACGGAGGTGGGGGAAGGCCTGGCCATTGACTCCCCCTTCTTGGTCCTTTCCACCTCCCCCTCTCTAGTTTTGGGAGGTGATCAGTGATGAGCATGGCATTGATCCCACGGGCACATACCACGGGGACAGTGACCTCCAGCTGGAGAGAATCAACGTGTACTACAATGAGGCCACTGGTAAGGGGGTGGAGGCACCTGGCCAGAGTGGGGGTGGAGAGGGCCTGGGAGGGGACTGGGTGCTGGTTTCTGGAGTTGACCAAGCTGCTGTCCATCTGcttccctgcaggaggaaattaCGTGCCCAGAGCTGTCCTGGTGGACCTTGAGCCAGGCACCATGGACTCTGTCCGCTCTGGGCCCTTCGGCCAGATCTTTCGTCCTGACAATTTTGTGTTTGGTGAGTCACCATGAGGCACAGGCAGGGaagcacccccctcccccaaattctTTCACTTCCACATGCTTGGTGAAAATTCTCCACCTAGCATCTAGACTGAGGAACTCAGAGCCAAAGCGGATACACAGGCCACTGCGGGAATCCAGGGGAGGCCTCTGACACAACAGGCGAAGTGCAGGGTAgagaaggcttcccagaggaggtggcaTTTTAATTTAACCGATGGACCTGAGCCAGGCTGCAGcgttcagatcccagctctgccacttcatgcagtcaacaaatacttattaagcacctactgcatACCCCAGGCCCTACTGTACCCACCCTGGGAAAATAgccaagaacaaaacaaacaaagctcTGTCCACCCCTGCAGCTGACATCCTGCTGGAGGGAGctggaaagataaataaatgggaagagaaggaaaaaaaagtcaaactcaaTCACTGATTGGATCCACTGGGTGATTTTGGACAGGCCCTACAATcttcctgtgcctcagtctcTTGATCTTTAGAACAGGGTTAATACAGAGACTTACTTTTCAAGACTGTGAGGCTTAAAGCCACTAATAAGGAACTCAGAACAATGCCTAGcacagaggaaaaaatacataagcaTTTGATGTTTTGTTGT contains:
- the LOC138086189 gene encoding phospholipid phosphatase 3-like, whose translation is MEMEGSHLPNQALSRRMTTRESPKVCNRQHGDVSPRRTLVNSDMTLTRGTLRKAPPTLPPSGFFCNDTTIQYPRMAHYIIEDSALMKMSFFISIFTISLGELIRVRGLQLSSPAFMSSAYAAMIYKQLGAFIFGGLASFSLTSITKITTGQLRPHFLATCLPDPTSFDCEDGYITNYSCTGHPEDVLDARMSFYSENASLGRYCMVYLVGFKALPPAFQLYIQAGSWGQKIWLLRPTIQLLFLSLALLTGYIRVLDHWHHPCDAFFGFFQGALMAFWVVFYISGNAKSQNHLCSVCHVPPHFPSLYSSPADPQGTQGMP